One genomic segment of Calonectris borealis chromosome 18, bCalBor7.hap1.2, whole genome shotgun sequence includes these proteins:
- the GTF2H3 gene encoding general transcription factor IIH subunit 3 isoform X5 has protein sequence MSADDELSLLVIVIDTNPIWWGKKALGEAEQFTLSKCIDAAMVLGNSHLFMNRTNRLAVIASHTQESRFLYPGKRWAFADLFGDGGSSMESNCSGSKDGKYELLTTINDAIAEEIKDLMTKTDMRGQQTETLLAGSLAKALCSNVDINKMSKEVKANQEMKSRILVIKAAEDSALQYMNFMNVIFAAQKQNILIDACVLDSDSGLLQQACDITGGIYLKVPHMPSLLQYLLWVFLPDQEQRSQLVLPPPIHVDYRAACFCHRNLIEIGYVCSVCLSRLLSKYHCHLS, from the exons ATGAGCGCGG ATGATGAGCTGAGCCTGCTGGTCATCGTCATTGACACCAACCCTATCTGGTGGGGAAAGAAGGCGCTAGGAGAAGCTGAG caGTTCACCCTATCAAAATGCATTGATGCAGCGATGGTACTGGGAAATTCGCACTTATTTATGAATCGTACCAACAGACTTGCTGTAATAGCAAGTCACACGCAAGAAAG CCGTTTCTTGTACCCCGGGAAGCGTTGGGCTTTTGCAGATCTCTTTGGAGATGGTGGTAGTTCCATGGAATCTAATTGCTCTGGCAGCAAGGATGGAAAATATGAATTGTTAACAACAATAAATGATGCAATTGCAGAAGAGATTAAAGACCTCATGAcaaaaa CTGACATGAGGGGCCAGCAAACAGAAACTCTGTTAGCAGGATCACTTGCTAAAGCACTTTGTT CTAATGTAGATATCAACAAGATGAGCAAAGAGGTAAAAG CCAATCAAGAAATGAAATCAAGGATTTTG gtcataaaagcagcagaagacagtGCATTGCAATATATGAATTTCATGAATGTGATCTTCGCAGCACAGAAACAG AATATTTTGATTGATGCCTGTGTCTTGGACTCTGATTCAGGTCTTCTACAACAG GCTTGTGACATTACAGGTGGCATATATTTGAAAGTGCCCCACATGCCATCCCTTCTGCAGTATTTGTTG TGGGTATTTCTCCCTGATCAAGAGCAAAGATCACAGCTTGTCCTTCCACCTCCTATTCACGTTGACTACAGAGCTGCATGCTTCTGTCATCGAAATCTTATTGAAATTGGTTACGTGTGCTCTGTGTGCTTGTCAA GACTGCTTTCAAAATATCATTGCCACCTGTCATGA
- the GTF2H3 gene encoding general transcription factor IIH subunit 3 isoform X2 — protein sequence MSADDELSLLVIVIDTNPIWWGKKALGEAEFTLSKCIDAAMVLGNSHLFMNRTNRLAVIASHTQESRFLYPGKRWAFADLFGDGGSSMESNCSGSKDGKYELLTTINDAIAEEIKDLMTKTDMRGQQTETLLAGSLAKALCSNVDINKMSKEVKANQEMKSRILVIKAAEDSALQYMNFMNVIFAAQKQNILIDACVLDSDSGLLQQACDITGGIYLKVPHMPSLLQYLLWVFLPDQEQRSQLVLPPPIHVDYRAACFCHRNLIEIGYVCSVCLSIFCNFSPICSTCETAFKISLPPVMKAKKKKLKLAV from the exons ATGAGCGCGG ATGATGAGCTGAGCCTGCTGGTCATCGTCATTGACACCAACCCTATCTGGTGGGGAAAGAAGGCGCTAGGAGAAGCTGAG TTCACCCTATCAAAATGCATTGATGCAGCGATGGTACTGGGAAATTCGCACTTATTTATGAATCGTACCAACAGACTTGCTGTAATAGCAAGTCACACGCAAGAAAG CCGTTTCTTGTACCCCGGGAAGCGTTGGGCTTTTGCAGATCTCTTTGGAGATGGTGGTAGTTCCATGGAATCTAATTGCTCTGGCAGCAAGGATGGAAAATATGAATTGTTAACAACAATAAATGATGCAATTGCAGAAGAGATTAAAGACCTCATGAcaaaaa CTGACATGAGGGGCCAGCAAACAGAAACTCTGTTAGCAGGATCACTTGCTAAAGCACTTTGTT CTAATGTAGATATCAACAAGATGAGCAAAGAGGTAAAAG CCAATCAAGAAATGAAATCAAGGATTTTG gtcataaaagcagcagaagacagtGCATTGCAATATATGAATTTCATGAATGTGATCTTCGCAGCACAGAAACAG AATATTTTGATTGATGCCTGTGTCTTGGACTCTGATTCAGGTCTTCTACAACAG GCTTGTGACATTACAGGTGGCATATATTTGAAAGTGCCCCACATGCCATCCCTTCTGCAGTATTTGTTG TGGGTATTTCTCCCTGATCAAGAGCAAAGATCACAGCTTGTCCTTCCACCTCCTATTCACGTTGACTACAGAGCTGCATGCTTCTGTCATCGAAATCTTATTGAAATTGGTTACGTGTGCTCTGTGTGCTTGTCAA tattcTGCAACTTCAGTCCTATTTGTAGTACATGCGA GACTGCTTTCAAAATATCATTGCCACCTGTCATGAAAGctaagaagaagaaattaaagttaGCTGTGTAA
- the TCTN2 gene encoding tectonic-2 isoform X3 codes for MAAAFLGALLLLAAPCPGQRAWDPVFQPSFIHMSGPRVNSFFLGNSSGVNFSIILSPVDEETGKLQLANCSGSKRAGDWNLNVTSGMNTSQVTVSLTRNLQLCLPNATDCCTRPLCVVETLRVLACHDSVMLAHLLIQAEIYANSSFTGNVSENVTIIPNQVFQPLGSCPCDLTAGACDVRCCCDPECTPDFKQLFNESCFTGVFGGDVNPPFDQLCSSQSMEYTPDWFPFLCVQSSLNNTPFLGYFYHGSTSAPRVPPFKIPLQTSPGKLFTGYRQGDPIMTEENEYFTIPQQSMAGQCVGNAPVAYLQNFDVKCLINLASYKEGLPHDVRINSGTGDFIQQNVIYRTITDMGKFITETESLHTAEVPCQNVTFAEHYTFIWKDKNIERINVTVFLGSLCDGEVLTQRFTVKFLSLKSTNAGELFGTPGYQVGKPVKAANMNASDTFGSLNIWQPAGRGLCTLATYTPVLFGLDSLSGCILEVGINEDCNLLRGNVTEKLNSLIQATHIGKRDNSSYSDLNDWVEIIRLDPFNSDTNVRSGNLKGICPDIPANLNIRIIFADVGAVQGIPQQQILAVQISYSTVIWQFQCGLICENSISFLPITASVQFIKVPAQPPIPMTRFQINYTEFDCNRNDVCWPQLFYPLTRFYTGEPYSQCLAKGLSLAFLVLLAAILSNPWFSKLWNSSLV; via the exons ATGGCGGCTGCTTTCCTCggggcgctgctgctgctggcggcacCTTGCCCCGGGCAGCGGGCTTGGGACCCCG tctttCAGCCTTCATTTATCCATATGTCAGGGCCCAGAGtcaattccttttttcttggaAATTCTTCAGGAGTtaatttttctataattttaagTCCTGTAGATGAAGAGACAG GAAAATTGCAACTTGCAAATTGCAGTGGAAGTAAAAGAGCTGGTGATTGGAATTTGAATGTAACATCTGGTATG AACACTTCCCAAGTGACTGTAAGCTTGACTAGAAATCTGCAGTTGTGTTTGCCGAATGCCACTGACTGCTGCACAAGACCTCTCTGCGTGGTTGAAACACTTCGGGTTTTAGCTTGCCATGATTCGGTGATGTTGGCGCATCTCCTGATTCAAGCTGAAATATATGCCAACTCTTCCTTTACAGGAAATGTGTCAG aaaatgtaACTATCATCCCAAACCAGGTGTTTCAGCCATTGGGCTCTTGTCCATGTGACTTGACAGCTGGAGCTTGTGATGTTCGTTGTTGCTGTGATCCG gaaTGTACACCAGACTTCAAGCAGTTATTCAATGAATCATGTTTCACTGGAGTGTTTGGTGGGGATGTAAACCCACCTTTTGATCAGTTGTGCTCTTCTCAGTCAATGGAATATACCCCTGATTGGTTTCCCTTCCTTTGTGTACAGTCTTCTCTTAACAATACACCATTTCTTGGCTACTTTTATCATGGCTCTAC TTCTGCACCTAGAGTTCCTCCATTTAAGATCCCTTTACAAACTTCTCCTGGGAAACTTTTCACTGGTTACAGACAAGGAGATCCAATTATGACagaagaaaatgagtattttactATTCCCCAG CAATCCATGGCTGGACAGTGTGTTGGAAATGCCCCCGTAGCGTATCTCCAGAACTTTGATGTCAAATGCCTTATCAATCTAGCATCGTACAAGGAAGgactgccccatgatgtgaggatAAACAGTGGTACTGGAG acTTCATCCAACAAAATGTCATCTATAGGACCATCACCGACATGGGCAAATTCATCACTGAAACTG aaAGCCTTCATACTGCTGAGGTTCCGTGTCAAAATGTAACTTTTGCAGAGCATTATACGTTCATTTGGAAAGACAAGAACATAGAGCGAATAAACGTCACAGTCTTCCTCGGAAGTTTATGTGATGGAG aaGTACTGACACAGAGATTCACAGTCAAATTTCTAAGTTTAAAGAGTACTAATGCAGGAGAATTGTTTGGGACTCCAG GTTATCAAGTTGGAAAACCAGTGAAAGCTGCAAATATGAACGCTTCTGATACTTTTGGAAGCCTAAACATTTGGCAGCCAG CTGGCAGAGGTTTATGTACGTTGGCAACTTATACACCAGTTTTATTCGGACTAGATTCACTCTCTGGGTGCATTCTAGAAGTTGGTATTAATGAAGATTGCAACCTTTTAAG AGGAAATGTAACTGAGAAATTGAATTCATTAATACAAGCTACTCACATTGGAAAGAGGGACAATTCAAGTTATAGTGATCTAAATGACTGGGTGGAAATTATAC GTCTTGATCCATTTAATTCTGATACCAATGTGAGAAGTGGAAACTTAAAAGGCATTTGTCCAGATATTCCTGCAAATCTGAATATTCGCATAATCTTTGCTGATGTGGGTGCAGTACAAGGGATTCCCCAGCAACAGATTCTTGCTGTGCAGATCAG TTACTCAACAGTCATATGGCAATTCCAGTGCGGGCTTATCTGTGAAAACAGCATCAGCTTTCTTCCCATCACTGCTTCTGTTCAGTTTATTAAAGTGCCAGCTCAACCACCCATTCCAATGACAAG atttcagATTAATTATACAGAATTTGACTGCAATCGAAATGATGTGTGCTGGCCACAACTTTTTTATCCGTTGACACGGTTTTACACAG gagaaCCATATTCCCAGTGTCTTGCTAAAGGCCTGTCATTGGCGTTTCTTGTTTTACTTGCAGCAATTTTGAGTAACCCTTGGTTTTCTAAATTATGGAATAGTTCCTTGGTTTAA
- the GTF2H3 gene encoding general transcription factor IIH subunit 3 isoform X1 — MSADDELSLLVIVIDTNPIWWGKKALGEAEQFTLSKCIDAAMVLGNSHLFMNRTNRLAVIASHTQESRFLYPGKRWAFADLFGDGGSSMESNCSGSKDGKYELLTTINDAIAEEIKDLMTKTDMRGQQTETLLAGSLAKALCSNVDINKMSKEVKANQEMKSRILVIKAAEDSALQYMNFMNVIFAAQKQNILIDACVLDSDSGLLQQACDITGGIYLKVPHMPSLLQYLLWVFLPDQEQRSQLVLPPPIHVDYRAACFCHRNLIEIGYVCSVCLSIFCNFSPICSTCETAFKISLPPVMKAKKKKLKLAV; from the exons ATGAGCGCGG ATGATGAGCTGAGCCTGCTGGTCATCGTCATTGACACCAACCCTATCTGGTGGGGAAAGAAGGCGCTAGGAGAAGCTGAG caGTTCACCCTATCAAAATGCATTGATGCAGCGATGGTACTGGGAAATTCGCACTTATTTATGAATCGTACCAACAGACTTGCTGTAATAGCAAGTCACACGCAAGAAAG CCGTTTCTTGTACCCCGGGAAGCGTTGGGCTTTTGCAGATCTCTTTGGAGATGGTGGTAGTTCCATGGAATCTAATTGCTCTGGCAGCAAGGATGGAAAATATGAATTGTTAACAACAATAAATGATGCAATTGCAGAAGAGATTAAAGACCTCATGAcaaaaa CTGACATGAGGGGCCAGCAAACAGAAACTCTGTTAGCAGGATCACTTGCTAAAGCACTTTGTT CTAATGTAGATATCAACAAGATGAGCAAAGAGGTAAAAG CCAATCAAGAAATGAAATCAAGGATTTTG gtcataaaagcagcagaagacagtGCATTGCAATATATGAATTTCATGAATGTGATCTTCGCAGCACAGAAACAG AATATTTTGATTGATGCCTGTGTCTTGGACTCTGATTCAGGTCTTCTACAACAG GCTTGTGACATTACAGGTGGCATATATTTGAAAGTGCCCCACATGCCATCCCTTCTGCAGTATTTGTTG TGGGTATTTCTCCCTGATCAAGAGCAAAGATCACAGCTTGTCCTTCCACCTCCTATTCACGTTGACTACAGAGCTGCATGCTTCTGTCATCGAAATCTTATTGAAATTGGTTACGTGTGCTCTGTGTGCTTGTCAA tattcTGCAACTTCAGTCCTATTTGTAGTACATGCGA GACTGCTTTCAAAATATCATTGCCACCTGTCATGAAAGctaagaagaagaaattaaagttaGCTGTGTAA
- the GTF2H3 gene encoding general transcription factor IIH subunit 3 isoform X4 has translation MSADDELSLLVIVIDTNPIWWGKKALGEAEFTLSKCIDAAMVLGNSHLFMNRTNRLAVIASHTQESRFLYPGKRWAFADLFGDGGSSMESNCSGSKDGKYELLTTINDAIAEEIKDLMTKTDMRGQQTETLLAGSLAKALCYINKMSKEVKANQEMKSRILVIKAAEDSALQYMNFMNVIFAAQKQNILIDACVLDSDSGLLQQACDITGGIYLKVPHMPSLLQYLLWVFLPDQEQRSQLVLPPPIHVDYRAACFCHRNLIEIGYVCSVCLSIFCNFSPICSTCETAFKISLPPVMKAKKKKLKLAV, from the exons ATGAGCGCGG ATGATGAGCTGAGCCTGCTGGTCATCGTCATTGACACCAACCCTATCTGGTGGGGAAAGAAGGCGCTAGGAGAAGCTGAG TTCACCCTATCAAAATGCATTGATGCAGCGATGGTACTGGGAAATTCGCACTTATTTATGAATCGTACCAACAGACTTGCTGTAATAGCAAGTCACACGCAAGAAAG CCGTTTCTTGTACCCCGGGAAGCGTTGGGCTTTTGCAGATCTCTTTGGAGATGGTGGTAGTTCCATGGAATCTAATTGCTCTGGCAGCAAGGATGGAAAATATGAATTGTTAACAACAATAAATGATGCAATTGCAGAAGAGATTAAAGACCTCATGAcaaaaa CTGACATGAGGGGCCAGCAAACAGAAACTCTGTTAGCAGGATCACTTGCTAAAGCACTTTGTT ATATCAACAAGATGAGCAAAGAGGTAAAAG CCAATCAAGAAATGAAATCAAGGATTTTG gtcataaaagcagcagaagacagtGCATTGCAATATATGAATTTCATGAATGTGATCTTCGCAGCACAGAAACAG AATATTTTGATTGATGCCTGTGTCTTGGACTCTGATTCAGGTCTTCTACAACAG GCTTGTGACATTACAGGTGGCATATATTTGAAAGTGCCCCACATGCCATCCCTTCTGCAGTATTTGTTG TGGGTATTTCTCCCTGATCAAGAGCAAAGATCACAGCTTGTCCTTCCACCTCCTATTCACGTTGACTACAGAGCTGCATGCTTCTGTCATCGAAATCTTATTGAAATTGGTTACGTGTGCTCTGTGTGCTTGTCAA tattcTGCAACTTCAGTCCTATTTGTAGTACATGCGA GACTGCTTTCAAAATATCATTGCCACCTGTCATGAAAGctaagaagaagaaattaaagttaGCTGTGTAA
- the GTF2H3 gene encoding general transcription factor IIH subunit 3 isoform X3, which translates to MSADDELSLLVIVIDTNPIWWGKKALGEAEQFTLSKCIDAAMVLGNSHLFMNRTNRLAVIASHTQESRFLYPGKRWAFADLFGDGGSSMESNCSGSKDGKYELLTTINDAIAEEIKDLMTKTDMRGQQTETLLAGSLAKALCYINKMSKEVKANQEMKSRILVIKAAEDSALQYMNFMNVIFAAQKQNILIDACVLDSDSGLLQQACDITGGIYLKVPHMPSLLQYLLWVFLPDQEQRSQLVLPPPIHVDYRAACFCHRNLIEIGYVCSVCLSIFCNFSPICSTCETAFKISLPPVMKAKKKKLKLAV; encoded by the exons ATGAGCGCGG ATGATGAGCTGAGCCTGCTGGTCATCGTCATTGACACCAACCCTATCTGGTGGGGAAAGAAGGCGCTAGGAGAAGCTGAG caGTTCACCCTATCAAAATGCATTGATGCAGCGATGGTACTGGGAAATTCGCACTTATTTATGAATCGTACCAACAGACTTGCTGTAATAGCAAGTCACACGCAAGAAAG CCGTTTCTTGTACCCCGGGAAGCGTTGGGCTTTTGCAGATCTCTTTGGAGATGGTGGTAGTTCCATGGAATCTAATTGCTCTGGCAGCAAGGATGGAAAATATGAATTGTTAACAACAATAAATGATGCAATTGCAGAAGAGATTAAAGACCTCATGAcaaaaa CTGACATGAGGGGCCAGCAAACAGAAACTCTGTTAGCAGGATCACTTGCTAAAGCACTTTGTT ATATCAACAAGATGAGCAAAGAGGTAAAAG CCAATCAAGAAATGAAATCAAGGATTTTG gtcataaaagcagcagaagacagtGCATTGCAATATATGAATTTCATGAATGTGATCTTCGCAGCACAGAAACAG AATATTTTGATTGATGCCTGTGTCTTGGACTCTGATTCAGGTCTTCTACAACAG GCTTGTGACATTACAGGTGGCATATATTTGAAAGTGCCCCACATGCCATCCCTTCTGCAGTATTTGTTG TGGGTATTTCTCCCTGATCAAGAGCAAAGATCACAGCTTGTCCTTCCACCTCCTATTCACGTTGACTACAGAGCTGCATGCTTCTGTCATCGAAATCTTATTGAAATTGGTTACGTGTGCTCTGTGTGCTTGTCAA tattcTGCAACTTCAGTCCTATTTGTAGTACATGCGA GACTGCTTTCAAAATATCATTGCCACCTGTCATGAAAGctaagaagaagaaattaaagttaGCTGTGTAA
- the TCTN2 gene encoding tectonic-2 isoform X1, whose amino-acid sequence MAAAFLGALLLLAAPCPGQRAWDPVFQPSFIHMSGPRVNSFFLGNSSGVNFSIILSPVDEETGKLQLANCSGSKRAGDWNLNVTSGMNTSQVTVSLTRNLQLCLPNATDCCTRPLCVVETLRVLACHDSVMLAHLLIQAEIYANSSFTGNVSENVTIIPNQVFQPLGSCPCDLTAGACDVRCCCDPECTPDFKQLFNESCFTGVFGGDVNPPFDQLCSSQSMEYTPDWFPFLCVQSSLNNTPFLGYFYHGSTSAPRVPPFKIPLQTSPGKLFTGYRQGDPIMTEENEYFTIPQQSMAGQCVGNAPVAYLQNFDVKCLINLASYKEGLPHDVRINSGTGDFIQQNVIYRTITDMGKFITETESLHTAEVPCQNVTFAEHYTFIWKDKNIERINVTVFLGSLCDGEVLTQRFTVKFLSLKSTNAGELFGTPGYQVGKPVKAANMNASDTFGSLNIWQPAGRGLCTLATYTPVLFGLDSLSGCILEVGINEDCNLLRGNVTEKLNSLIQATHIGKRDNSSYSDLNDWVEIIRLDPFNSDTNVRSGNLKGICPDIPANLNIRIIFADVGAVQGIPQQQILAVQIRFQINYTEFDCNRNDVCWPQLFYPLTRFYTGEPYSQCLAKGLSLAFLVLLAAILSNPWFSKLWNSSLV is encoded by the exons ATGGCGGCTGCTTTCCTCggggcgctgctgctgctggcggcacCTTGCCCCGGGCAGCGGGCTTGGGACCCCG tctttCAGCCTTCATTTATCCATATGTCAGGGCCCAGAGtcaattccttttttcttggaAATTCTTCAGGAGTtaatttttctataattttaagTCCTGTAGATGAAGAGACAG GAAAATTGCAACTTGCAAATTGCAGTGGAAGTAAAAGAGCTGGTGATTGGAATTTGAATGTAACATCTGGTATG AACACTTCCCAAGTGACTGTAAGCTTGACTAGAAATCTGCAGTTGTGTTTGCCGAATGCCACTGACTGCTGCACAAGACCTCTCTGCGTGGTTGAAACACTTCGGGTTTTAGCTTGCCATGATTCGGTGATGTTGGCGCATCTCCTGATTCAAGCTGAAATATATGCCAACTCTTCCTTTACAGGAAATGTGTCAG aaaatgtaACTATCATCCCAAACCAGGTGTTTCAGCCATTGGGCTCTTGTCCATGTGACTTGACAGCTGGAGCTTGTGATGTTCGTTGTTGCTGTGATCCG gaaTGTACACCAGACTTCAAGCAGTTATTCAATGAATCATGTTTCACTGGAGTGTTTGGTGGGGATGTAAACCCACCTTTTGATCAGTTGTGCTCTTCTCAGTCAATGGAATATACCCCTGATTGGTTTCCCTTCCTTTGTGTACAGTCTTCTCTTAACAATACACCATTTCTTGGCTACTTTTATCATGGCTCTAC TTCTGCACCTAGAGTTCCTCCATTTAAGATCCCTTTACAAACTTCTCCTGGGAAACTTTTCACTGGTTACAGACAAGGAGATCCAATTATGACagaagaaaatgagtattttactATTCCCCAG CAATCCATGGCTGGACAGTGTGTTGGAAATGCCCCCGTAGCGTATCTCCAGAACTTTGATGTCAAATGCCTTATCAATCTAGCATCGTACAAGGAAGgactgccccatgatgtgaggatAAACAGTGGTACTGGAG acTTCATCCAACAAAATGTCATCTATAGGACCATCACCGACATGGGCAAATTCATCACTGAAACTG aaAGCCTTCATACTGCTGAGGTTCCGTGTCAAAATGTAACTTTTGCAGAGCATTATACGTTCATTTGGAAAGACAAGAACATAGAGCGAATAAACGTCACAGTCTTCCTCGGAAGTTTATGTGATGGAG aaGTACTGACACAGAGATTCACAGTCAAATTTCTAAGTTTAAAGAGTACTAATGCAGGAGAATTGTTTGGGACTCCAG GTTATCAAGTTGGAAAACCAGTGAAAGCTGCAAATATGAACGCTTCTGATACTTTTGGAAGCCTAAACATTTGGCAGCCAG CTGGCAGAGGTTTATGTACGTTGGCAACTTATACACCAGTTTTATTCGGACTAGATTCACTCTCTGGGTGCATTCTAGAAGTTGGTATTAATGAAGATTGCAACCTTTTAAG AGGAAATGTAACTGAGAAATTGAATTCATTAATACAAGCTACTCACATTGGAAAGAGGGACAATTCAAGTTATAGTGATCTAAATGACTGGGTGGAAATTATAC GTCTTGATCCATTTAATTCTGATACCAATGTGAGAAGTGGAAACTTAAAAGGCATTTGTCCAGATATTCCTGCAAATCTGAATATTCGCATAATCTTTGCTGATGTGGGTGCAGTACAAGGGATTCCCCAGCAACAGATTCTTGCTGTGCAGATCAG atttcagATTAATTATACAGAATTTGACTGCAATCGAAATGATGTGTGCTGGCCACAACTTTTTTATCCGTTGACACGGTTTTACACAG gagaaCCATATTCCCAGTGTCTTGCTAAAGGCCTGTCATTGGCGTTTCTTGTTTTACTTGCAGCAATTTTGAGTAACCCTTGGTTTTCTAAATTATGGAATAGTTCCTTGGTTTAA
- the TCTN2 gene encoding tectonic-2 isoform X2: protein MKRQNTSQVTVSLTRNLQLCLPNATDCCTRPLCVVETLRVLACHDSVMLAHLLIQAEIYANSSFTGNVSENVTIIPNQVFQPLGSCPCDLTAGACDVRCCCDPECTPDFKQLFNESCFTGVFGGDVNPPFDQLCSSQSMEYTPDWFPFLCVQSSLNNTPFLGYFYHGSTSAPRVPPFKIPLQTSPGKLFTGYRQGDPIMTEENEYFTIPQQSMAGQCVGNAPVAYLQNFDVKCLINLASYKEGLPHDVRINSGTGDFIQQNVIYRTITDMGKFITETESLHTAEVPCQNVTFAEHYTFIWKDKNIERINVTVFLGSLCDGEVLTQRFTVKFLSLKSTNAGELFGTPGYQVGKPVKAANMNASDTFGSLNIWQPAGRGLCTLATYTPVLFGLDSLSGCILEVGINEDCNLLRGNVTEKLNSLIQATHIGKRDNSSYSDLNDWVEIIRLDPFNSDTNVRSGNLKGICPDIPANLNIRIIFADVGAVQGIPQQQILAVQISYSTVIWQFQCGLICENSISFLPITASVQFIKVPAQPPIPMTRFQINYTEFDCNRNDVCWPQLFYPLTRFYTGEPYSQCLAKGLSLAFLVLLAAILSNPWFSKLWNSSLV, encoded by the exons ATGAAGAGACAG AACACTTCCCAAGTGACTGTAAGCTTGACTAGAAATCTGCAGTTGTGTTTGCCGAATGCCACTGACTGCTGCACAAGACCTCTCTGCGTGGTTGAAACACTTCGGGTTTTAGCTTGCCATGATTCGGTGATGTTGGCGCATCTCCTGATTCAAGCTGAAATATATGCCAACTCTTCCTTTACAGGAAATGTGTCAG aaaatgtaACTATCATCCCAAACCAGGTGTTTCAGCCATTGGGCTCTTGTCCATGTGACTTGACAGCTGGAGCTTGTGATGTTCGTTGTTGCTGTGATCCG gaaTGTACACCAGACTTCAAGCAGTTATTCAATGAATCATGTTTCACTGGAGTGTTTGGTGGGGATGTAAACCCACCTTTTGATCAGTTGTGCTCTTCTCAGTCAATGGAATATACCCCTGATTGGTTTCCCTTCCTTTGTGTACAGTCTTCTCTTAACAATACACCATTTCTTGGCTACTTTTATCATGGCTCTAC TTCTGCACCTAGAGTTCCTCCATTTAAGATCCCTTTACAAACTTCTCCTGGGAAACTTTTCACTGGTTACAGACAAGGAGATCCAATTATGACagaagaaaatgagtattttactATTCCCCAG CAATCCATGGCTGGACAGTGTGTTGGAAATGCCCCCGTAGCGTATCTCCAGAACTTTGATGTCAAATGCCTTATCAATCTAGCATCGTACAAGGAAGgactgccccatgatgtgaggatAAACAGTGGTACTGGAG acTTCATCCAACAAAATGTCATCTATAGGACCATCACCGACATGGGCAAATTCATCACTGAAACTG aaAGCCTTCATACTGCTGAGGTTCCGTGTCAAAATGTAACTTTTGCAGAGCATTATACGTTCATTTGGAAAGACAAGAACATAGAGCGAATAAACGTCACAGTCTTCCTCGGAAGTTTATGTGATGGAG aaGTACTGACACAGAGATTCACAGTCAAATTTCTAAGTTTAAAGAGTACTAATGCAGGAGAATTGTTTGGGACTCCAG GTTATCAAGTTGGAAAACCAGTGAAAGCTGCAAATATGAACGCTTCTGATACTTTTGGAAGCCTAAACATTTGGCAGCCAG CTGGCAGAGGTTTATGTACGTTGGCAACTTATACACCAGTTTTATTCGGACTAGATTCACTCTCTGGGTGCATTCTAGAAGTTGGTATTAATGAAGATTGCAACCTTTTAAG AGGAAATGTAACTGAGAAATTGAATTCATTAATACAAGCTACTCACATTGGAAAGAGGGACAATTCAAGTTATAGTGATCTAAATGACTGGGTGGAAATTATAC GTCTTGATCCATTTAATTCTGATACCAATGTGAGAAGTGGAAACTTAAAAGGCATTTGTCCAGATATTCCTGCAAATCTGAATATTCGCATAATCTTTGCTGATGTGGGTGCAGTACAAGGGATTCCCCAGCAACAGATTCTTGCTGTGCAGATCAG TTACTCAACAGTCATATGGCAATTCCAGTGCGGGCTTATCTGTGAAAACAGCATCAGCTTTCTTCCCATCACTGCTTCTGTTCAGTTTATTAAAGTGCCAGCTCAACCACCCATTCCAATGACAAG atttcagATTAATTATACAGAATTTGACTGCAATCGAAATGATGTGTGCTGGCCACAACTTTTTTATCCGTTGACACGGTTTTACACAG gagaaCCATATTCCCAGTGTCTTGCTAAAGGCCTGTCATTGGCGTTTCTTGTTTTACTTGCAGCAATTTTGAGTAACCCTTGGTTTTCTAAATTATGGAATAGTTCCTTGGTTTAA